Genomic segment of Populus nigra chromosome 14, ddPopNigr1.1, whole genome shotgun sequence:
CATGTTTTTGCAGAAAACACACTCTGCTCCTTCTCCATAAGGTTTAAAGTAAAAccttttgatttcatttttaccCTGAACATGTTGTTGCCCAAGTTGTCTTTGATCAGACACCATTGATCTTCAAACCTTAATTTGAAACCTTTTTCCATAAGTTGTCCAACACTAAGCAAGTTTTGATCAATGTCAGGCACATATAAAACATCTGAAATATACTTCAAACCTGACAAACTGTTTAAGACAACAATTCCTTTGCCTTTGACATCAATATAATCACCATTTCCAATTTTAACTTTGGAAATAGTTGTTCTCTCAAGTTCTTTAAACAAATCCTAATTGTTTGTCATGTGGTTTGTGCAGCCACTATCAATCAACCAAGAATCATTCGAACTATTTCCTGTTGAAAAACATGATGCAACAAACAGCTGCTCCTCTTCAGGTTGTTGTGCCACAGGATTCACCTTTTCTTCATGTTGTTGTGTCCTGCAGATTCTTTCAACATGTCCAATCTGTCCATATTTCTTGCACTTGATATCTGGTCTCCACCAGCACTTGATCggctgatgatttttttttttatagtaggtACATGGTGGAAATGTTTCCACCTTGTTTCTGTACGTTTGaacatttttcttcttgatgaATCTCTTGTCTTTGCCTCTTCCTTGATATTGAGTTCTTGCTTAAAAAGCTCCCTGCATTGATTCTTCAGTCTCATTGATCTTCTCTGTTCTTGTACCTGCAGTGCATTTGTTAATTCTCCAAGAGAAATGTTGGTTAAGGCTTTTGACTCTTCTAATGAAGAGATCTTAGACTCATATTTTTCAGGCATAGTGACCAGTATTTTCTGCACAATTCTGTCATCAGAAAATTCTTTTCCAAGCAATCTTACTTTGTTTATTATGCTTAGCAATCTGTCAGCataatctttgatgttttcGGTTTCCTTCATCTTCTGCATTTCAAATTCTCTGATTAAATTAAGAACCtgtatattttttgttctttcattgccttgatatttctttttaagataATCCCAAATACCTTTTGCAGAATCCAAATTCATGATTCGTGTGAATATTGTATTTGATACTGCAGCATATAAGCAAGCTTTGGCTTTGGATTTTcttatcttcttctccttgtggATCTTTAGTTGGGCTATAGTTGGATTTGCAGGCAAGTCAGGAACAATATAGTTTTCTTCCACAGCTTCCCAGAGATCTAGCGCCTCTAGATGCACTGTCATTCTGATGGCCCATGTTTCATAGTTTTCACcatcgaagattggtggtgaacCATGTGAGATGATTGTTTCAGAAtccattttgtgttttttggttgtgtttgtggtttgatttggtttatgtttttgtttctctcaACTCACAAGTCCCTCAAGAAAATCtattgctctgataccaatttgttggTTATAATTCTTTAGTTGCAGAACACAAGTGCATGCAAAACAGACGTAAAGAAGAATTTGTAgaagaataatattattaatcttaaaataCTCTTTAAATAGAGTTAGAGTTTTACTTGGAAACAAAgacaattcaaaattcaaaaacattgcaGAACAACAGATCAGATATGATCAATGATTTATTCCTAAAATCTTGGTCTTCAGCAGAGATCTTCATTGACGAAATACATTCAATAGGCAACAGCACAGCTTCCTGGTCTTCTGCAGCTTTTTAAGACATTTCATCAACAATCACAGCAGCCCTTCGTCGTGAATCAGACTGCTGCTGAAGTCTCCTCAAATGTTCTTTCAAGTCCCTGGAAAAACGCATACATATATgagaatttataatataatatcacCCCAACGAAGTTAAAGATTTTAAGATAAGGTTGATGCATAAACCTGCAGCGTGGAACATGGCATTCTGATTCTTTACATGCCCGAGCATGAAGTTGAAGGAGATACCACATCTTTTTACGCAGGACACAGCCTCCAGATGCACGAGTTTTGCACTGTATCCCATGCCGGAAAAGACCTTTCACCTTGCGACAATTAGGATATTGGCAATGTGGAGAACGGCATTGTGATGCATGTACAAGAAGATCAGGCATTTTCCTGAGCTGCAATGTCAAATAAACAATTACATTAGATCCTATTGGCTTGGTACAAATGCTGATGAAAAAATGTAGCGTTAAATAATCAAGTTTCAAAATAGTCATCCTAACATTGATTCTTGAACATTGAGGAATTATCAATTCCATAACTTCTCATATATTTCCACAGAACAATTTGTGAAAGAAAATGCTCATAACACATAGATGAGGTCAGGAACTTTCTTGGTTTAGATTCTTTAGGTTGTGAACCAACCAAGAGTAGCAGTAACTTTGTGAAATAATAGATAGACCATTTGATGGCGTAGGGAAGTCTACATAATTTATTAAGAGTAGAAAAATTGCAATCACTTGTAAATAGGTAcgtgaaaatgcacaaaaactTCACAGCATATTCCATTActcttttcatataattaagtacAGCAACAGGTTCACAGGTCTTCCTatataacaaattaacaaatgaTGAAGCAGCAAGATTTACCGAGAACATGCAATTATATTTTCAAGGTAAGAGTCAAAGgtataaaaaagaatagagaAAATGTATTGTACCTGCAGAACCCTCTGTTGCCTAGCTTCCTTGTTCTGTGCATCACGCTCTGCCAGGGATGGATGATTTGTCAACTTATGAGGATGATCCATACCCCCATCCTTCTGGTAACAAGAATTGCATACATCATAATCAGGGCAAACCTCACAACGCCAACCTTGACCCGTTTCGATGTCAAGATGACATATATTGCATGTTGTCACAAATGCAGGAGCAGTTGGATTATGGAGATGGTAAAGGACCTTCATAGGGTCTGGTAGCAGGAATTGTAGAGTAACACATACAATAACATGTGATAAACAGCAGTTGATTGGAAAATGATATGCCGGCGTTTCTTTAATTAGGAGGATGATAATGATCGAAGTTACCAGTAATTAATGATTAACTTGGAGTTTGAGGGATCTGAGGAGTgtccaaataataattaaatacatttattGGCACGACCCGAATCCCGGGTCCATGACCGGCAACGCAGGAGCGGTGGCAGAAGGACACCCCTCCTGGGCTAAGCCTCAAAACggacatattaaaaaaataatttattcaaaaatacgcagcatttcataacctttagaaatattatattattcaaaactgataaaaccaaaagatagttaaaaactcctcatcagtaattaaaacaaaaacaataatccataatactcattacattgtcaaaaatccaaacttaattaaaacaaggtaATAGTGGAGCGCCTAGACATCGAATCAAATAGCCTTGAAAGATAAGCAAGGCATACCGACCCAAAACTCAAGAAGCAGGAACACTCAACAAGGTTCACCTACTATcagaaactaagaacctgaaataatattaagaatgaggggtgagttcaaccaactcagtgagggaataataattaatatacattttaaatattcttgatattaatagTTCGCAAGAtcatttatcttgatatacatatacatatacatactaaacatatcaTCATAACGTAATGGACTACATGTCAGagatcagatgacacccgaaggtgaccagatgacactcAAAAGTGActagatgacacccgaaggtgaccagatgacactcGAAGGTGAtcactgtgggatgatcagtcgtCACAGGCTGATGTctctctcaccagctaggtatacagaatactatgtgcacacaggctaactactctccgttagcatggagttactgacaagtcacatatcaaggcataatagatattcacataatcatcaaagaaacgtatatcatatcaaatagaatttgCTTTGACAGATTGcgagtgcaaattcaagaataaatgagtactcggaaaataagcaacatatataattattcaagaaattaacgaGTTGTACTCAttatataatcaacatacatatttacttatcatatatgcatattaaagattatcccacTCACCCGGAAGTATAGAACTAAAAGGAATGTCAGACGAAAAGACCCGAAATCCTATTGAGGATTGTTAGGAGAACCTACAATAAATATAGGAAATATACTCAAAagcaacacaaataaaagattccaatgcataaatgaaaaccaggtttagtctcctaggtttagggactaaaacgataattttccaaaacaaggaccaaaacgtaattttaccaaaattggACCAATCTGGAAAATACATAACTATACTGAATTTTCACCCATAAACCATCCTTAATTCTGTCTAGAACGAACCAGGGACcgaattgtaattttcataaagttcagggactaaaatgtaatttcccgaaattgagggaccaaactgaaaatattcccaatcaattatcaaactgagattcatcatccttaaccTCATAATAACACTGTCCAAAGTCTCAATATACACttaagggtcaaattataattttcccaaagtttagggactaaactgtaatttcacaaattgagggaccaaattgaattttcatcatcttcaacctcaaacccagaatttcacagattacctactgtcatcttctaatttctaaaataatttcaccattcaaacaaaatcataactcaaaatcattatCTTTACCTTCAATCTCTCACAATCAACTAATTAACCAATtacccacaacaatcaacccataacattccaattaattcatcaatcaaacccaaaacacaatcttcaaaaccctaacatttatcaaaacagaaattaaggCTTAAAGAACACACATTTATacataatcttacctttaaacttatttcctccaattctcttctcctttccttatctttccctcttttctcttcttcttcttccttctcccttctctctcacggTTTGCTCTCAAAAAACACAGCTCTCTCtttttgttccttttgtttttattcttcctatttatatttatcaactattATTCAATTACCACAATACCCCTCATTTAATAATACTTACTCTTTAAGCCACCAAGGGCTTGGTTGCCCTTTCctactaatttattttcaaaacatcacatttatgctcttccttttcttctatatTAAGAGATCTAAAATATTCGAGCCAGCCTGCTTTGATTTGTTATAGTAACAAATTGAAGATAAATTAAGGTTACGTATAGCTAGGtagcgtgtgtgtgtgtatacacATAGGTAGCGTGTGTGTGTAtacacataattaaaaaatttatcaatgataaattaggtgttttttttaattaagctagtttttatattagttggaattacttttttcttgaatacttttaaaaatacattatttatttgcatcaatTTGATACGTACATTCATCAAGATCGATTAAATGAGATTTcttaattagatataattaattCTAAGGTTCGAgtctaataaattaaagaatggAGATAAAGCTTTTTAATTACTTGACCATCCCTTAGAATTAGATGAAAACTAAggcaaatatattaattaattagctatATATAAATTTAGTGACAAATTAAGAAAGCCAACGGGTGGTGATCGATATTGAATTCAGGCAGGGAGCACAATCCATCCAAgcatggtaataataataattaattacaacATCGTAGCCAGATCGATAGCTGCTATCTAGCTAGTTTGATGATGCAGTTAGGCAACGTAGATAACTGCAAGTCAAGGGCCTAAGGAAATTGGAAGCTTCTGTCTCGATGAACTCCAGCTGCCCTCTGAACAGGTGCATGTACACCATCCAATCACCATTACCTGCTGGATTTGGCATGGGCATCACGTACCCAGCAGTTCCACCCCATGGAAAATGATACGACCCGAAAAGAGGCACACCCCAACCGAAATCCACCTTCGAGACCGGGAATCTTTGCCCGGAGGAGACGACGAAAGCCGGCCCGTCGctatcaccaccaccacaataTATCTTGGCCACAGCTGGCTCTGGCCTCCGAGCCTCCACCCAATCAATCAGCCCTAAGAAATGCTCCTTGGTCACTGCATTTTCCAAGAAATCATGGACCTCATTTGCAACCCAACTCAATGGATTTTCAATTAGTTCACGGACTGTCTTGCCACCATAGGGGATGGATAGCACATTTCCAAAGTATGCTTCCATTACATCCCCTCTTTCAAGATCACTACTTAACCTAGTCCTTCCATCCACAACGATGCCCATTTTTGATATCTTCTTGCAGgcattgttgttgttatcatcTTTTATAGCACAATACTTGGCAACCAATTGCCACAAGAATCCACTAAATGATTCCATTTTTGTCCTCTTGTTCCCTTTGGAGCTAGCAAGGGATTGTAGTTGATTTAGGTCATCTGCTTTCACATAGTATATGCGACTTACGAGTTGATCAGCATCAGGTGCAGGCTCTTTGGGAGGTGACAGTGTGGAGACGGGCACGTACATGTTGTCCAAAGAAGCGTCCACGCAACTAGGACGTCTTGGGTTTAGCAAGGATCTTCTGAACGATGGAAGCAGTGATATTGGTTTAGATTGAGCTGTCTCTGGCCATGACACCAAAAACATGTTGGCCGAGTAGGCATCTGCAATGCGATGATCAAACGTGCACGCCACCACCAAACCGCCACATTTCAGTTGCGTTGCCTGAAAATAGTTTGTAATGTAATTAGTTCGTGAGGTTAAAGTACATAAATTTCTAGAGCCCTGTATCAAGGGTGGAGCTAGGAGTTTTTCCTGTCCTGTGCTGTCAagtagatatatataaattatttttcaagattaattattaacttatatatataaattttttaagttaataataaaattttaattcaaatttaaagtacataaaattaaaaaaataaaaataaattacactaTCGAAGTTGCACCCTGGTTGAATCTGAATCAATATCTTCAGCAAGCTCTCGTTCAATgtaaatcatcataaaatatgctaaaaattcatcttttattttattgtgaaaacacagttttaacatgttttgttGCTGAAAATGCTCGTTTTATGGTGgcaatgaaaataaacaaagttaaaataagacaaatcaacttgtcaatcaaatgatagtaCTATCgtgacttatttattttaactaatcCTTGACATAATTCAGAAATGGTAGAcatattttaaaagttcttATAATGAATCACATCAATCTAATAATGATATATCCGAGATCTCAAATAATACATCTCATGTTAATTGAAATCTTCATGATAAAATTTCTTAGCAAATAGCATcaactttaaatgatttaaagttgTTCTTAGGTTCTAAAGCATAACTAAGTACAACGAGTTTCCCGattaatatttatcttttctattttataagaGAATTTATTGTAAAAGCTCATaaattacaatataaaataattaaattttaataaatattttaacaagATTTAGTTAATGGATGTCACGAGAAAActggttagttttttaaattttaaccgaaccaagattaatatatttaataacatcTTGCTTTTAATACCATAATATATATCGACTAAAATTTTTTAGTCTATGTATGtgaaatccaaaataaatttatattttttaaaatattaaagataaaagaaagaatataatttaattatttttcatgaagatATTCTTATCAATTTGTTGGATAAaagatagattatttatataaaaatttaataaaaaaattcaatatttcaaCTAGGTTTTTAATGAGTTATGCATTTTGATTGTTTGCTAAgaattattttacaattttaaataatattagatgGGATTAGCAATGCTAAatcggggttttttttttatgagaatacattaagtaaaatttaattgagacCCATCAGagcactaaatttttttttttcaaaacttattaattGCTGCATTTAATTACTGCATTTGTGTgtaaattagaattttagatACTGAAGTTCAGGATTTATTGGCTACAGCCCTCCTCAGCCTTGTACATCCCTCCGCCTATGCCTGTATGTCAATGTCTGCGTGCGCCTTTGCGCGCAGCAAGCtcaaatgaaatatataaattccCCCCTTCTTTACCGTCAGAATTTTGCTTTTCATGAATGGTCTGCAAATTTGCAGCGAGGAAACCTTTAATTTGCAAAACCACAAGCACATATGGAGCATTGTGCAATTAATATCTCCGCTgttcaattctatttttttttcttattctttatcGCTTGTCGTGACGATGACTCGACCATGCCGGATCCATCTCCGGAGACTTAGACATGTCAAGGTCAAACCAAGTGCTAActagttttgtgtttttatgagaattgaaacataatttaatcatgcttttttattctcattaactttgttctttctatttcaaaaaaagaaaagaaaaacaaatgcaatcTAAAAGAATATaactttttatgctaaaaaagaaagtaaCTAAACGATATCTATGACGTCCATCATGTTTATAGAATCTGAATCATTGaataatcataatttaataatctttcataattaaatcattgatttcaaaattaataatgagTTTTGAAACATGAACGATTGTGttttcttaagaacataaaaaggATCGAAATTATGTTATACGCATCAACAAAGAGCAGTTTTAGTAATTTATGTATAGTTTCCTGGATTATATATTGAAGTGAGATTCTTTccttataaattatatcttcaaAAAAAGTATAAgtcaattataaaaagaatcCAACATATCCGACAGAAACAAAAAGTACGTAGTGGCGTGTGTACGTATAGAACAGACCTGGACAGCAAGGACCCCATTCTTCTTTCTGGGCACGAGCTTCCCCTCAATGCTATCATCAGGGTTATACAAATTGAGGTCCATAAGCTCAATATCTGCAACTGCTTCATAAAAGTCCACGCCTCGGTTGTTGCACAGCAGCTCAGGCTCACCCACAGAGTTAGCCACAACCTCTCCGGCAAAGGCGTAGTAGGACACCAGGACTTGGGCCATGGCCTTTTTCAGAACACCAACCATGGACTGAAAATTGTAAGAATTAGTAGCTGGTGAGGATGAGCTGATCGTCAAGGTCGACGACGTTGGTCTCTTGTAACAAAAGAAAACAcccacatcaagtggaggaagAAGCAAGTCAAGGTTGGAGAGTGGTAGGCAATGTTCGT
This window contains:
- the LOC133673070 gene encoding histone acetyltransferase HAC1-like, which gives rise to MDHPHKLTNHPSLAERDAQNKEARQQRVLQLRKMPDLLVHASQCRSPHCQYPNCRKVKGLFRHGIQCKTRASGGCVLRKKMWYLLQLHARACKESECHVPRCRDLKEHLRRLQQQSDSRRRAAVIVDEMS
- the LOC133673017 gene encoding coniferyl alcohol acyltransferase-like translates to MGATGGDDHQAAGMFSVTVTEKEVVAAVLPLHEHCLPLSNLDLLLPPLDVGVFFCYKRPTSSTLTISSSSPATNSYNFQSMVGVLKKAMAQVLVSYYAFAGEVVANSVGEPELLCNNRGVDFYEAVADIELMDLNLYNPDDSIEGKLVPRKKNGVLAVQATQLKCGGLVVACTFDHRIADAYSANMFLVSWPETAQSKPISLLPSFRRSLLNPRRPSCVDASLDNMYVPVSTLSPPKEPAPDADQLVSRIYYVKADDLNQLQSLASSKGNKRTKMESFSGFLWQLVAKYCAIKDDNNNNACKKISKMGIVVDGRTRLSSDLERGDVMEAYFGNVLSIPYGGKTVRELIENPLSWVANEVHDFLENAVTKEHFLGLIDWVEARRPEPAVAKIYCGGGDSDGPAFVVSSGQRFPVSKVDFGWGVPLFGSYHFPWGGTAGYVMPMPNPAGNGDWMVYMHLFRGQLEFIETEASNFLRPLTCSYLRCLTASSN